Below is a genomic region from Streptomyces roseoviridis.
CCGCACGTCTACAAGTAAAAGACAGATCGGGGCCCGACGCCACAGCGGCAGCGGGTGCAGGGCGGTCCGGGCAAGGCGATCGTCGGGCGGGTGACGTGCCCCGCTCGGAAACGGTGAGTTCAGTGGGTGACGGTGCCGATCAGCCGCCGCGGGGTGATCCTGACGACCACCCGCACCACCTCCGGCGGCAGTTCCAGGTATTCCGCGCCCGCGCCGGGCCCCTCGTACTGCTCGGCCAGTGCGACGGCCAGCTTCCGGCCCTCGTCCTCGGCCACCGTCGCGGTGCCGCGGACCTCCAGGTAGCGCAGCGGGTCGGCCCGGTCGTAGACCGTCAGGCTGACCCGGGGGTCGCGCTCCACGTTGGTGACCTTGCGGCGGCCGGCGGCCGACGACAGCAGCAGGTCGTCCCCGTCCCGGGCGACCCAGACCACCGAGGTCTGCGGGCTGCCGTCCGGGTTCACCGTGGCCAGGACCGCGGGATTCACGTCGTCAAGAAGCGCGCGGGCGGCGTCGTTCAGCTCGGTCGTCACGTCGGCGACCCTAATAAGCCCGTCAGACGGTGTCGACCGAGATTTCCTGTGCCGACGCGCAGGCGCGGGACGTCCGACGGCGAGGGCCGCGAACCGCGGGGGGCCGGGCCGGACGGGCGTCGCCTCCTCCGGCCGTACGGAGGAGGCGACGTCCGCTCGAAATCGCTTTAAGACGTCGTTTCTTATGGCGTGATCGTTCGTTGATCCGTGCATGGCGGATCTCGTGGAGCGACTGGTGCCGGACGAGTTGTGGGTGCTGTTCCGGCGGGTGGTGCCACCGACTGAGGTGATACGCCCGCAGGGCGGTGGCCGCCGCCGGTCAGGTGACCGCGAAGCCCTGGCGGCGATCATCTTCGTGGCGACGTCGGGCTGCACCTGGCGGCAGCTGCCACCGGTGTTCGGCCCGGCCTGGCAGACGGTCTACCGCCGGTTCGCCCAGTGGAGCCAGGAACGGGTCTGGGCCCGGCTCTACCGCGTGATCCTCGACGAACTCGGCGCGCGGGGCGAGCTGGACTGGTCGCGGTGCGCGATCGACTCGGTCAGTCTGCGGGCGGCAAAAGGGGGCCGCTGACGGGACCGAATCCGACCGACCGCGGCAAGCCGGGATCGAAGATTCATCTGATCTGCGACCGGAACGGACTGCCGCTGTCCCTAGGCATCTCCGGCGCGAACATGCACGACAGTCTGGGCCTGGAGCCGCTTGTGTGCGGCATCCCACCGATCCGATCCCGTCGTGGTCCCCGGCGTCGGCGGCCGGCGAAGCTGCATGCAGACAAGGGCTACGACTACGACCACCTGCGCCGATGGCTTCGCGAGCGCGGCATCCGCCATCGCATTGCCCGCAAGGGTGTCGAGTCCTCGCAGCGGCTGGGCCGGCATCGGTGGGTGGTCGAAAGAACCGTGTCCTGGTTGGCCGGCTGCCGACGACTTCACCGTCGCTACGAACGCAAGGCCGAACACTTCCTCGCCTTCGTCGGCATAGCCGCAGCCCTCATCGGCTACCGCCGACTGACGGCTCTGCTTACGGCCTGAGCCGGTTCTGCTGTACGTCGAAGCAGACCAGCCCCATGGACTCCGCCACGGCCGCCGCGTACGCCGACACCTCCTCGGCCATGCCCCACCGCATGGGAAAGTAAATCAGCGGGCCGCTGGCCTCGCCGATCAGCGGCCCGGTTGACCAGGGCGAGGTGTCCTCCTCGTCCTCGGTGAGGTCGCACCACCGCTCAAGCAACGTGGCCACGTAAGCCGCGATGCGCTCGGACGGAGGCTCTTCCACCTCGCTGTCAATGTAGCGGTCGTACAGGTCGTCGAAGACCCGGCCAGCGGTCTTGTCATCCGCCGGCCTCTCGCCTTCCCAGACAGCAAGGTCGTAGCTCATGCCAGGAGGCTCTCATGCCGCTCTGACAGCCATAAGAAACGACGTCTTAAGGGGCGAGCCCCAGGGGGCCGGAGTCCGCCCTCGCGATGCGGCCCTTCTCGCCCGAGGCCCAGCAGGCGCCGTCGCGGGTGCAGTCGACCGTGTCGTACGAGCCGGTGTCGACGGTCCGCCAGGTGCGACCGCCGTCGGTGGTGAGGTCCGTGCCGGTGGGGCCGACGGCGAGGGCGGCGGACCGGGAGTGCGGGAGCCAGGCGACGCCGGAGCGGTAGGCGGGCGGCGGGGTGGCGGACGGCGCCCAGGCGCGGCCGGCGTCGTCGGTGACGGCGGCGGCCCGTGGCGAGGGCTGGTCCTTGCGGTAGTCGCCGCCGACGGCGATGCCGTGCCGGCGGTCGCGGAAGGCGAGCCCGAAGACGCCCTTGGCCCCCTCCCCCGCCGGGATCGTCGTCTCCGTGGCGCGCCAGGTCAGACCCCGGTCAGCGGAGTGCAGCACCCGGCCGGTCGCCCCGCCGCCGGTCGCGAGCCACACGTCCCTGGGCCCGGACGACACCAGGCACTGGCCGCTCGCCGCGAACCCGGCCTCGCCGGGCAGCGCGTCCGGCATGCCGTCGCTGGGCAGCACCTGCCAGGAGCGGCCGCCGTCACGGGTGGACAGGATGCGGTACCTGCCGTCGACGGGGTCGCTCATCGCGAGCCCGTGCCGGTGGTCGAAGAAGGTCATGCAGTCGTAGAAGGCGCGCGGGTCGGTGTTGCGGAAGGACTCCGTCCAGGTGGCTCCGCCGTCCTCGGTGCGGTAGACGCGGGAGGCCTCGCCCTCACCGATGGCGAGGACCACGGCCCTGCGGGCGTCGAACGCCTCGACGTCGCGGAACT
It encodes:
- a CDS encoding oxidoreductase is translated as MTVLGLTTGLAGATLAMALTAPAPAVAAPATGPAPAPAPAAPAPAPPAPARTAAEPAPAAAGWQLTPTGTDARFRGLAAVSRQVAWAAGSRGTVLRTTDGGTSWRNVSPPAAGELEFRDVEAFDARRAVVLAIGEGEASRVYRTEDGGATWTESFRNTDPRAFYDCMTFFDHRHGLAMSDPVDGRYRILSTRDGGRSWQVLPSDGMPDALPGEAGFAASGQCLVSSGPRDVWLATGGGATGRVLHSADRGLTWRATETTIPAGEGAKGVFGLAFRDRRHGIAVGGDYRKDQPSPRAAAVTDDAGRAWAPSATPPPAYRSGVAWLPHSRSAALAVGPTGTDLTTDGGRTWRTVDTGSYDTVDCTRDGACWASGEKGRIARADSGPLGLAP
- a CDS encoding PPOX class F420-dependent oxidoreductase, which produces MTTELNDAARALLDDVNPAVLATVNPDGSPQTSVVWVARDGDDLLLSSAAGRRKVTNVERDPRVSLTVYDRADPLRYLEVRGTATVAEDEGRKLAVALAEQYEGPGAGAEYLELPPEVVRVVVRITPRRLIGTVTH
- a CDS encoding IS5 family transposase (programmed frameshift); translated protein: MADLVERLVPDELWVLFRRVVPPTEVIRPQGGGRRRSGDREALAAIIFVATSGCTWRQLPPVFGPAWQTVYRRFAQWSQERVWARLYRVILDELGARGELDWSRCAIDSVSLRAAKGPLTGPNPTDRGKPGSKIHLICDRNGLPLSLGISGANMHDSLGLEPLVCGIPPIRSRRGPRRRRPAKLHADKGYDYDHLRRWLRERGIRHRIARKGVESSQRLGRHRWVVERTVSWLAGCRRLHRRYERKAEHFLAFVGIAAALIGYRRLTALLTA